One region of Enterobacter ludwigii genomic DNA includes:
- the gspG gene encoding type II secretion system major pseudopilin GspG produces MKRKHLARQAGFTLLELMVVIVILGVLASMVVPNLMGNKEKADTQKATSDIVALEGSLDMYKLDNHRYPTTEQGLQALVTKPEIAPIPNGYRADGYIRRLPQDPWGGEYILVSPGEHGAVDVFSAGPDGEANTADDITNWSLDKKEK; encoded by the coding sequence ATGAAAAGAAAACACCTGGCACGCCAGGCGGGGTTTACTTTGCTCGAATTAATGGTGGTTATTGTTATTCTCGGCGTGTTAGCGAGTATGGTGGTGCCAAACTTAATGGGAAATAAAGAAAAGGCCGATACCCAAAAAGCGACCAGCGATATTGTCGCGCTCGAAGGCTCCCTGGATATGTATAAGCTGGATAACCACCGTTATCCGACGACGGAACAGGGTTTGCAGGCGCTGGTGACTAAACCTGAAATCGCACCCATCCCGAACGGCTACCGTGCTGACGGCTATATTCGTCGACTGCCTCAGGACCCATGGGGCGGAGAGTATATTCTGGTGAGCCCGGGCGAACACGGTGCGGTCGATGTCTTCTCGGCAGGGCCTGATGGTGAAGCTAATACCGCCGATGATATTACGAACTGGTCTCTGGATAAAAAAGAGAAATGA
- a CDS encoding N-acetylmuramoyl-L-alanine amidase, translating into MTRSLTALLLALLLAGCTAEKGIIDKGAYELDTRHQAQAAYPRIKVLVIHYTADDFDSSLATLTDKNVSSHYLIPAKPPAPEGKPRIWQLVPESELAWHAGISFWRGTNRINDTSVGIELENRGWQKTSGVKHFTPFEPAQIAALVPLAKDIIARYNIRPENVVAHSDIAPQRKDDPGPLFPWRQLAQQGIGAWPDPSRVAFYMNGRPRYQQVDTPALLDLLARYGYEVPADSTPAQQKRIIMVFQMHFRPDLWNGVADIETMAIAEALLEKYGQG; encoded by the coding sequence ATGACGCGTTCGCTTACGGCGCTCCTGCTGGCGCTGTTGCTGGCAGGGTGCACCGCTGAAAAAGGGATTATTGATAAAGGTGCCTACGAGCTGGATACCCGGCATCAGGCGCAGGCGGCTTACCCGCGCATCAAGGTGCTGGTGATCCACTACACCGCGGATGATTTTGACAGCTCGCTCGCCACGCTAACGGATAAAAACGTCAGCTCTCACTATTTGATCCCTGCAAAGCCACCGGCACCGGAAGGAAAACCGCGCATCTGGCAACTGGTGCCCGAGAGCGAGCTGGCCTGGCATGCAGGCATTAGCTTCTGGCGGGGTACTAATCGTATCAATGATACATCTGTCGGCATTGAGCTGGAAAACCGTGGCTGGCAAAAGACGTCTGGCGTTAAGCACTTTACTCCTTTTGAACCTGCGCAGATCGCGGCGCTGGTGCCGCTCGCCAAAGACATTATTGCCCGCTACAACATCAGACCTGAAAATGTCGTGGCCCATTCGGATATCGCGCCGCAGCGTAAAGATGACCCCGGTCCGTTGTTTCCGTGGCGACAGCTGGCTCAGCAAGGCATCGGCGCATGGCCCGATCCCTCACGTGTTGCGTTCTATATGAACGGGCGTCCGCGCTATCAACAGGTGGATACTCCCGCGTTACTCGATCTCCTTGCGCGTTATGGCTATGAAGTACCGGCAGACAGTACGCCGGCGCAGCAAAAACGCATCATCATGGTCTTCCAGATGCATTTCCGGCCCGATCTGTGGAACGGAGTCGCGGATATCGAAACGATGGCCATTGCAGAAGCACTTCTAGAGAAATACGGGCAGGGGTAA
- a CDS encoding peptidoglycan-binding protein, whose translation MYQSHFNFKNPPFRKITRLSGDFLVPYHQDVFNLLKEKTQLAGITGLFSDDLPLLGQFSDALKSANPNVLAINAFPKLSASSLLYKLNPGTKENKNRVQAVDAVLHQWQGGKTRSKVLVLTHTEAMKDTCREVLALLLTRAQELEFALSIVLMGAAAQEAVLMQQSVLREYTHTHHTLRSLTCREYLNYVQAQCDEQGCENSPLTPARVRKMHALTKGNISKLNELAHLAMLAAWTERASQVSPRHLRLAAGEVLPGKKYGKRLATVGLFASVLFAACGWYFSSAMTARLPVQLPVPVSWRHQTPKVQAPVVPVIDNEMITPSDAMHQLYLMWGYDASADDALCQNAAKVNLMCKQGNASPEALTQEGYPWISELKTGNHLNYAVVARVGETSIDLLMNNRTWQVSRNWFKQHATGNYTQLHSLTPEGKDAIGAASDSKDMTWLDQQLSQALAQPETHSQTWTAEMMKRTREFQQKMHLHVDGIPGEETLMQLMRVTNTTPSVLIQTTQTQEGRS comes from the coding sequence ATGTATCAGAGCCACTTTAATTTTAAAAATCCGCCCTTTCGGAAGATCACTCGTTTATCCGGGGATTTTCTGGTGCCTTATCATCAGGACGTTTTCAACCTGCTGAAAGAGAAAACCCAGCTGGCGGGAATTACGGGGCTCTTTTCTGACGATCTCCCGCTGCTGGGCCAGTTCAGCGATGCCCTGAAATCTGCTAACCCTAATGTTCTTGCCATCAACGCGTTCCCAAAACTGAGTGCCAGTAGCCTGCTGTATAAGCTCAACCCGGGAACGAAAGAGAACAAGAACAGGGTTCAGGCGGTGGATGCGGTGTTGCACCAGTGGCAAGGCGGTAAAACCAGGTCGAAAGTGCTGGTGCTCACCCACACCGAAGCCATGAAAGACACCTGCCGGGAGGTGCTGGCTCTGTTGCTCACGCGCGCCCAGGAGCTGGAGTTTGCTCTTTCCATCGTGCTGATGGGCGCAGCAGCTCAGGAAGCCGTCCTGATGCAGCAATCTGTGTTGCGGGAATATACGCACACCCATCACACGTTGCGCTCGCTCACCTGCCGGGAATATCTCAACTACGTGCAGGCGCAGTGTGACGAACAGGGATGCGAGAACTCACCGTTAACCCCGGCCCGCGTGCGTAAAATGCATGCCCTGACCAAAGGGAATATCAGCAAGCTAAATGAACTGGCGCACCTCGCGATGCTTGCCGCCTGGACCGAGCGTGCAAGCCAGGTCAGCCCACGTCATTTACGCCTGGCCGCGGGAGAAGTCCTGCCCGGGAAAAAATACGGTAAGCGCCTGGCTACCGTGGGGTTATTCGCGTCTGTGCTGTTCGCTGCCTGCGGCTGGTATTTCAGCTCAGCGATGACGGCACGCCTTCCGGTTCAGCTGCCGGTTCCGGTAAGCTGGCGGCATCAGACGCCAAAAGTTCAGGCGCCTGTTGTGCCGGTTATCGATAACGAAATGATCACCCCGTCAGATGCCATGCATCAGCTCTATCTGATGTGGGGTTATGACGCCTCGGCGGACGATGCTCTGTGTCAAAACGCCGCGAAGGTGAATCTGATGTGCAAACAGGGAAATGCCTCACCGGAAGCGCTGACACAGGAGGGCTATCCGTGGATCAGTGAACTGAAAACGGGTAACCACCTTAACTATGCTGTGGTCGCCCGCGTCGGAGAGACCTCAATCGACCTGCTGATGAACAACCGCACCTGGCAGGTGAGCCGCAACTGGTTTAAGCAACACGCGACCGGAAACTACACCCAACTGCACAGCCTGACGCCGGAAGGTAAAGACGCGATCGGCGCCGCCAGCGACAGTAAAGATATGACCTGGCTTGACCAGCAGTTGAGTCAGGCCCTTGCCCAACCGGAAACCCACTCTCAAACCTGGACGGCGGAAATGATGAAACGCACCCGCGAGTTCCAGCAAAAAATGCATCTGCATGTGGATGGTATTCCCGGGGAAGAGACGTTGATGCAGTTAATGCGCGTAACCAATACCACGCCGAGCGTATTGATTCAGACCACTCAAACGCAGGAGGGGCGTTCCTGA
- the artP gene encoding arginine ABC transporter ATP-binding protein ArtP, producing MSIKLNGINCFYGAHQALFDITLNCPEGETLVLLGPSGAGKSSLLRVLNLLEMPRSGTLAIAGNHFDFAKTPSDKAIRELRQNVGMVFQQYNLWPHLTVLQNLIEAPCRVLGLSKDQAIARAEKLLERLRLKPYSDRYPLHLSGGQQQRVAIARALMMEPAVLLFDEPTAALDPEITAQIVSIIRELAETNITQVIVTHEVEVARKTASRVVYMENGYIVEQGDASCFSNPQTDAFKNYLSH from the coding sequence ATGAGTATTAAACTAAACGGCATTAACTGCTTCTACGGCGCACACCAGGCGCTGTTTGACATCACGCTGAACTGCCCGGAAGGCGAAACGCTGGTTTTGCTTGGCCCAAGCGGTGCAGGTAAAAGCTCCCTTCTGCGTGTCCTTAATCTGCTTGAAATGCCACGTTCAGGTACGCTGGCAATCGCCGGTAACCATTTTGATTTCGCGAAAACCCCGTCTGATAAAGCGATTCGCGAACTGCGTCAAAACGTCGGCATGGTCTTCCAGCAATACAATCTCTGGCCGCATCTGACCGTGCTGCAAAACCTGATTGAAGCCCCGTGCCGCGTGCTGGGGTTAAGCAAAGATCAGGCGATTGCGCGTGCCGAAAAACTGCTGGAACGTCTGCGTCTTAAGCCTTACAGCGACCGCTATCCGCTGCACCTTTCTGGTGGACAACAACAGCGTGTGGCGATTGCCCGTGCGTTGATGATGGAGCCTGCGGTACTGCTGTTTGATGAACCGACGGCGGCGCTGGACCCGGAAATCACCGCCCAGATCGTCAGCATCATTCGTGAACTGGCGGAAACCAATATTACTCAGGTCATCGTAACCCACGAAGTGGAAGTGGCGCGCAAAACCGCCAGCCGCGTGGTTTACATGGAAAACGGTTATATCGTCGAGCAAGGTGATGCGAGCTGCTTCTCCAACCCGCAAACCGATGCCTTCAAAAACTATTTATCTCATTGA
- a CDS encoding lipoprotein has protein sequence MRYSALTLFVPCALVLSACTTTVTPAFKDIGTRSGPCIDGGPDTVAQQFYDYRIQHRSNDLTGLRPYLSDGLAKLLNDATRDPQHNALLKSDPFSSRATLPDSAEVASASTIPNTDARNIPLRVKLTQGTQTWQDEVLMIREGQCWAVDDVRYVGGSVHAPAGTLRQSIENR, from the coding sequence ATGCGCTATTCTGCTTTAACACTTTTCGTGCCCTGCGCGCTGGTGCTCAGCGCCTGTACTACCACGGTCACGCCAGCCTTTAAGGATATCGGTACCCGCAGCGGCCCCTGTATTGATGGCGGCCCGGACACCGTGGCGCAGCAGTTCTATGATTATCGCATTCAGCACCGCAGCAACGATCTCACCGGCCTGCGCCCGTATCTCAGCGATGGACTGGCAAAATTGCTGAACGACGCCACCCGCGATCCGCAGCACAACGCGCTGTTGAAATCCGATCCGTTCTCCAGCCGCGCCACGCTGCCTGACAGCGCCGAAGTGGCCAGCGCGTCAACTATCCCGAACACGGATGCGAGAAACATTCCGCTGCGTGTGAAGCTAACTCAGGGTACTCAGACCTGGCAGGATGAAGTGCTGATGATCCGTGAGGGTCAATGCTGGGCGGTGGACGACGTACGCTACGTCGGCGGCAGCGTTCATGCCCCGGCAGGCACGCTGCGTCAGTCGATTGAAAACCGTTAA
- the gspE gene encoding type II secretion system ATPase GspE, with amino-acid sequence MDELGKTLCSSSYAKDNGVLFYNNAVYIRDDTPAFALLEVHRVLGRAFVPVTLTSDAFDEMLAKIWQQSSGVSQQLVDDMDADIDLMALTEEIPDNEDLLDNDENSPVIRLINAILGEAVKDGASDIHIETFERTLSIRFRVDGVLRPVLQPARKLAPLLVSRIKVMSKLDIAEKRLPQDGRISLRIGRKAIDVRVSTIPSQYGERVVMRLLDKSNLKPDINKLGLIDEELEKLKGLIDRPHGIILVTGPTGSGKSTTLYAILSALNGHERNILTVEDPIEYELEGVGQTQVNPRVDMTFARGLRAILRQDPDVVMIGEIRDGETAQIAVQASLTGHLVMSTLHTNSAAGAITRLRDMGLESFLIGSSLLGVIAQRLVRRLCSHCRTTSPLDDNEKALFSFMETPPKTIYRAVGCEHCRQSGYQGRAGIHEFLVVDSTMRRAIHEDKDEMSIETQLFKQAYSLRENGLLKVIGGVTSLEEVMRVTAERGGDA; translated from the coding sequence GTGGACGAGCTGGGGAAAACTCTGTGTAGCAGCAGCTACGCGAAAGATAATGGCGTTTTATTTTACAACAATGCTGTCTATATCCGTGATGACACCCCGGCGTTTGCCCTGCTGGAGGTACACCGGGTGCTGGGGCGCGCGTTCGTTCCGGTAACCCTGACGTCTGACGCTTTCGATGAGATGCTGGCCAAAATCTGGCAGCAGAGCAGCGGCGTGTCTCAGCAGCTGGTGGACGATATGGATGCAGATATCGATCTGATGGCGTTAACCGAGGAGATCCCGGATAACGAAGATCTGCTCGATAACGACGAAAACTCCCCGGTGATCCGCCTGATCAACGCCATTCTCGGCGAGGCGGTCAAGGATGGTGCGTCAGATATTCATATCGAAACCTTTGAGCGCACGCTGAGTATTCGCTTCCGCGTCGACGGCGTACTGCGCCCGGTGTTGCAGCCTGCGCGTAAACTCGCGCCGCTGCTGGTGTCGCGTATTAAAGTCATGTCAAAACTGGATATCGCCGAGAAGCGCCTGCCGCAGGATGGCCGTATCTCCCTGCGCATTGGTCGTAAGGCGATTGACGTGCGTGTGTCGACCATTCCATCTCAGTATGGCGAGCGCGTGGTAATGCGTCTGCTCGATAAAAGCAATCTCAAGCCCGACATCAACAAGCTGGGGCTGATTGATGAAGAGCTGGAGAAGTTAAAAGGGCTGATTGACCGTCCGCACGGCATTATCCTGGTCACCGGGCCAACGGGTTCCGGTAAAAGTACCACCCTGTACGCCATTCTGTCGGCGCTGAACGGCCATGAACGCAATATTCTGACCGTTGAAGATCCGATTGAATACGAGCTGGAAGGGGTGGGGCAGACGCAGGTTAACCCGCGCGTGGACATGACCTTTGCCCGCGGACTGCGCGCAATTCTGCGTCAGGACCCGGACGTGGTGATGATTGGGGAAATTCGTGATGGTGAGACCGCGCAAATTGCGGTGCAGGCGTCGCTGACCGGTCACCTGGTCATGTCTACGCTGCACACCAACAGTGCCGCAGGGGCGATTACCCGTCTGCGGGATATGGGGCTGGAGTCCTTTTTAATCGGTTCATCGTTACTCGGTGTCATTGCCCAGCGTCTGGTGCGTCGGTTGTGTTCTCACTGCCGAACCACCAGTCCGCTGGATGACAATGAAAAGGCGTTGTTCAGTTTTATGGAGACGCCACCCAAAACGATCTATCGCGCGGTAGGGTGCGAGCACTGCCGCCAGAGCGGCTATCAGGGCCGGGCCGGTATTCATGAATTCCTGGTGGTGGACAGCACTATGCGCCGCGCCATTCATGAAGATAAAGATGAAATGTCCATCGAGACACAGCTCTTTAAGCAGGCCTACAGCCTGCGTGAAAACGGGCTGTTGAAAGTGATCGGCGGCGTAACGTCTCTCGAAGAGGTGATGCGGGTGACCGCCGAGCGTGGAGGGGATGCGTAA
- the gspC gene encoding type II secretion system protein GspC encodes MFVLLIFCGQQGYRTFKDYKKVTNKLVNSDVQPAKNPREEKTFTLFAAAVRQDNLPAAVKAPLAAEIEGIVRSDDTWLSFAVIKTPGGQKSYREGEPLAGFNDAYIQEINKDNVVVNYEGATQVLALNKPDYFKGGVDNGPVTHSTKDAGADNVHLDDYLVLKPIIEKGQLEGYNINPKDASTFYSHSGLKKGDVAVEVNSVDMTDQAKAKSIIASWSKMKEAEVVVRRHAHLENIRVNVLNN; translated from the coding sequence ATGTTTGTGCTGTTAATTTTTTGCGGCCAGCAAGGGTATCGGACGTTTAAAGATTATAAAAAAGTGACGAATAAGTTGGTTAATTCTGATGTGCAGCCAGCGAAAAATCCTCGTGAAGAAAAGACATTCACACTTTTCGCCGCTGCTGTACGTCAGGATAACTTACCTGCGGCAGTCAAAGCCCCTCTGGCTGCGGAAATTGAAGGCATCGTACGCAGTGATGATACCTGGCTTTCCTTCGCCGTCATCAAAACACCCGGTGGTCAAAAGAGTTACCGCGAAGGTGAGCCACTGGCCGGATTTAACGATGCCTATATTCAGGAAATTAACAAAGATAATGTGGTGGTTAATTACGAAGGTGCTACGCAGGTACTGGCTTTAAATAAACCTGATTATTTTAAGGGCGGCGTTGACAACGGCCCGGTAACCCATTCGACGAAAGATGCAGGTGCGGACAATGTGCATCTGGATGATTATCTGGTGTTAAAACCAATAATCGAAAAGGGGCAACTGGAAGGCTATAACATTAATCCAAAGGACGCTTCCACCTTCTACAGCCATTCAGGGTTGAAAAAAGGGGATGTGGCAGTAGAAGTGAACTCAGTCGATATGACCGATCAAGCAAAGGCAAAAAGTATTATTGCCAGTTGGTCGAAAATGAAAGAAGCGGAGGTCGTCGTCAGACGTCACGCTCACCTTGAAAATATTCGGGTTAATGTTCTAAACAATTAA
- the gspD gene encoding type II secretion system secretin GspD, with translation MKKFPWACVALTALSLYSSSLLAANFSASFKNTDIREFIDTVGRNLNKTILVDPSVQGTVSVRTYNVLTEDEYYQFFLSVLDLYGLSVIPMDNGMVKVVRSSVARTAGAPLADSKNPGKGDEIITRVVRMENVPVRELAPLLRQLNDATGIGNVVHFEPSNVLLLTGKASVVNRLVDLVQRVDKDGVQRREIVPLRFASAKELSDMLNNLNNEEQKGQNAPQLATKVVADDETNSLVISGSEDARMRTRSLIHQLDREQNNEGNTRVFYLKYASATKVVPVLTGIGEQLKDKAGTPKAKTATATSDLNITADEATNSLVITAQPNVMNSLEKVIDKLDIRRPQVLVEAIIAEVQDGNGLDLGVQWTSKHGGVQFGSTGLPISQVKNGVMKGASFTGLATGFFNGDFGALMTALSTDGKNDILSTPSVVTLDNKEASFNVGQDVPVLSGSQTTSGDNVFNSVERKTVGTKLKIVPQINDGDMIHLKIEQEVSSVDNSATEDASLGPTFNTRTINNEVMVHSGQTVVLGGLMENVTKQSVSKVPLLGDIPLVGQLFRYTSQDTSKRNLMVFIHTTVLRDDDNYSAASKEKYDQIRARQQQRVEEKKLGIVEPTDNAVLPALPSASRNPFKE, from the coding sequence ATGAAGAAATTTCCCTGGGCGTGCGTGGCGCTGACCGCATTGTCGTTATATTCGAGTTCGCTGCTTGCAGCCAACTTTAGCGCGAGCTTTAAAAATACCGATATCCGCGAGTTTATTGATACGGTTGGCCGCAATCTTAATAAAACCATTCTCGTCGACCCGTCCGTTCAGGGCACGGTGTCGGTCAGAACCTACAACGTGCTGACGGAAGATGAGTATTACCAGTTCTTTCTGAGCGTGCTGGATTTGTACGGGCTGTCGGTGATCCCGATGGACAACGGTATGGTCAAAGTGGTGCGCTCAAGCGTAGCCCGCACCGCCGGCGCACCGCTGGCAGACAGCAAAAATCCGGGCAAGGGTGATGAGATCATCACTCGCGTCGTGCGCATGGAAAATGTGCCAGTACGTGAACTGGCTCCGCTGCTGCGTCAGCTCAACGATGCCACCGGCATCGGCAACGTGGTCCATTTCGAGCCCTCCAACGTGCTGCTGTTAACCGGTAAAGCCTCAGTGGTGAACCGTCTGGTGGATCTGGTTCAGCGCGTGGATAAAGACGGGGTTCAGCGTCGTGAGATTGTGCCGCTGCGCTTTGCGTCCGCGAAGGAGCTCTCAGACATGTTGAACAATCTCAACAACGAAGAGCAGAAAGGGCAAAACGCGCCGCAACTGGCTACCAAAGTGGTGGCGGATGACGAAACGAATAGTCTGGTGATCAGCGGTTCGGAAGATGCGCGGATGCGTACCCGTTCCCTCATTCATCAACTGGATCGCGAGCAGAACAACGAGGGCAACACCCGCGTCTTCTATCTCAAATATGCCAGTGCCACGAAAGTGGTTCCGGTGCTTACCGGTATTGGCGAGCAGCTGAAAGATAAAGCGGGCACGCCTAAGGCGAAAACCGCTACTGCGACAAGCGATCTGAATATTACCGCTGATGAAGCAACCAACTCGCTGGTGATCACCGCGCAGCCTAACGTGATGAACTCTCTGGAGAAGGTGATCGACAAGCTCGACATCCGCCGTCCGCAGGTACTGGTAGAAGCGATCATTGCTGAGGTGCAGGACGGTAACGGACTGGACCTCGGCGTGCAGTGGACCAGTAAACATGGTGGTGTGCAGTTCGGCTCCACCGGGCTGCCCATCAGCCAGGTGAAAAATGGCGTGATGAAAGGGGCGAGTTTCACTGGCCTGGCGACAGGATTCTTTAACGGTGATTTCGGGGCCCTGATGACCGCGCTCTCAACCGATGGCAAAAATGACATTCTTTCGACCCCAAGCGTGGTCACGCTGGATAACAAAGAAGCGTCGTTCAACGTGGGTCAGGATGTGCCGGTGCTTTCCGGTTCGCAGACCACCAGTGGTGACAACGTCTTTAACTCTGTTGAGCGTAAGACGGTCGGTACCAAGCTGAAGATTGTGCCGCAAATCAACGACGGGGACATGATCCATCTGAAGATCGAGCAAGAAGTGTCCAGTGTCGACAACAGTGCAACGGAAGACGCCAGCCTCGGCCCAACCTTCAACACCCGTACCATCAACAACGAAGTGATGGTGCACAGTGGGCAGACGGTGGTGCTTGGCGGACTGATGGAAAACGTCACCAAACAGTCGGTTTCCAAAGTGCCGCTGCTCGGCGATATCCCGCTGGTCGGTCAGCTGTTCCGCTACACCTCGCAGGATACGTCCAAACGCAACCTGATGGTATTCATCCATACCACCGTCCTGCGTGATGACGATAACTACAGTGCGGCGTCGAAAGAGAAGTATGACCAAATCCGCGCTCGTCAGCAGCAGCGCGTGGAGGAGAAAAAGCTCGGTATCGTTGAGCCAACCGATAATGCGGTGTTGCCTGCATTGCCCTCTGCCTCCCGCAACCCGTTTAAAGAGTAA
- a CDS encoding heavy metal-binding domain-containing protein, which translates to MQFSTTPTLEGQTITEYCGVVTGEAILGANIFRDFFAGIRDIVGGRSGAYEKELRKAREIAFKELGEQAEALGADAVVGIDIDYETVGKDASMLMVSVSGTAVKTLR; encoded by the coding sequence ATGCAGTTTTCAACGACGCCAACCCTGGAAGGGCAGACCATTACCGAGTACTGCGGTGTGGTCACCGGTGAAGCGATTCTCGGTGCCAACATCTTCCGTGACTTTTTTGCCGGCATCCGCGATATCGTGGGTGGACGCTCTGGCGCATACGAAAAAGAGCTGCGCAAAGCGCGCGAGATTGCCTTTAAAGAGCTCGGCGAGCAGGCGGAAGCGCTCGGCGCGGATGCGGTCGTGGGGATTGATATCGACTACGAAACGGTCGGGAAAGATGCCAGCATGCTGATGGTGAGCGTAAGCGGTACGGCGGTGAAAACTCTTCGATGA
- the gspF gene encoding type II secretion system inner membrane protein GspF → MAFYAWTATDVAGKTVRGALQAEGQKQVRQMLREQKLMPVSITETREAASAGKTKTGTKLSTPVLSMFTRQLSTLVNAALPLESALKAISKQTEDKKLAAMVVEIREKVVEGHTLFDAFSQFPRTFDKLYCTLVMAGEKTGHLGDVLEKLAEYNEQRQKMKSKLTQAMVYPITLTVVAIAVISILLVAVVPQVIEQFTHMKQQLPITTRTLIAVSDFLQAYGIYIVGVLGGGFVSFKAWLRHTKNRFKWNHWLVNGSPVKKLVCAINSARYIRTLSILQASSVPLLEGMYIAMDGIENLYARQVLEQAADTVRQGASLYAALEQAKLFPPTMLYMIASGEESGELGNLMDRAAENQESALQHRITLTLSVFEPALVVSMATIVLFIVLSILQPLLQLNNMVG, encoded by the coding sequence ATGGCCTTCTACGCCTGGACGGCAACGGATGTCGCGGGCAAAACCGTGCGTGGCGCGTTGCAGGCCGAAGGGCAGAAGCAGGTTCGCCAGATGTTGCGCGAGCAAAAGCTGATGCCCGTCAGCATTACCGAGACCCGTGAAGCAGCGTCAGCCGGAAAAACGAAAACGGGGACAAAGCTCTCCACCCCGGTGCTGTCGATGTTTACCCGCCAGCTCTCCACGCTGGTCAACGCCGCGCTGCCGCTGGAGAGCGCGCTGAAAGCAATCTCGAAGCAGACGGAAGACAAAAAGCTGGCGGCGATGGTGGTGGAGATCCGCGAGAAGGTAGTGGAGGGACACACGCTCTTTGACGCCTTCAGCCAGTTTCCGCGCACCTTCGACAAACTCTACTGCACGCTGGTGATGGCTGGTGAAAAGACCGGCCACCTGGGCGATGTGCTGGAGAAGCTGGCCGAGTACAACGAGCAGCGTCAGAAGATGAAAAGCAAGCTGACGCAGGCGATGGTCTACCCCATCACCCTGACGGTGGTGGCCATCGCGGTCATCAGCATTCTGCTGGTGGCGGTGGTGCCGCAGGTGATTGAACAGTTCACCCACATGAAGCAGCAACTGCCGATCACCACCCGGACGCTGATTGCGGTGAGTGATTTCCTGCAGGCCTACGGCATCTACATTGTCGGCGTGCTGGGCGGTGGATTCGTCAGCTTTAAGGCCTGGCTCAGACATACCAAAAACCGTTTCAAATGGAACCACTGGCTGGTCAACGGATCGCCAGTTAAAAAGCTGGTGTGCGCCATTAACAGCGCCCGTTATATCCGTACCTTAAGTATCCTTCAGGCCAGCAGCGTGCCGTTACTGGAAGGGATGTATATCGCGATGGACGGCATTGAAAACCTCTATGCCCGGCAGGTGCTGGAGCAGGCAGCAGATACTGTGCGCCAGGGGGCGTCACTGTATGCCGCGCTGGAACAGGCGAAATTATTCCCGCCGACCATGCTGTATATGATTGCCTCCGGCGAAGAGAGCGGCGAATTAGGCAATTTAATGGATCGCGCGGCGGAAAACCAGGAATCGGCATTACAGCATCGAATTACGTTAACGCTGTCGGTATTTGAACCGGCACTGGTGGTATCCATGGCAACGATTGTTTTATTCATCGTGCTGTCAATATTACAACCGCTTCTGCAACTTAATAATATGGTAGGTTAA
- a CDS encoding helix-turn-helix domain-containing protein yields MLSIYAKKLRPQHEMETIISATSGFEERTLKKWQKISTSDSQYIHIIVSGEVEFRRESDELCMFTVTGQCIFGLSAMYYNATHMYGLVRANTVVRSIKKEVFAQLMTENNLWPELTKVLSWYICMLSKRDDVLVARSAYSVVREFLYEINELIIHHQRDINVYDYIQEYTNLARSTIIKILSDLKKGQYIVVEKGRLLNMATLPEKY; encoded by the coding sequence ATGTTAAGCATCTATGCGAAAAAATTACGTCCGCAGCATGAAATGGAAACCATTATCTCTGCAACGTCAGGTTTTGAAGAAAGAACCTTAAAGAAATGGCAAAAAATATCGACCTCTGATTCACAGTATATTCATATTATCGTCAGCGGCGAAGTTGAGTTCCGCCGTGAATCCGACGAGCTGTGTATGTTCACTGTGACGGGCCAGTGCATTTTTGGTCTCTCTGCCATGTACTACAACGCAACGCACATGTATGGCCTCGTTCGTGCCAATACCGTGGTGCGCTCAATTAAAAAAGAGGTTTTCGCCCAGCTAATGACTGAAAACAACTTATGGCCGGAACTGACTAAAGTCCTCTCCTGGTACATTTGTATGCTGAGCAAACGAGACGATGTGTTGGTTGCCCGCAGTGCCTATTCAGTCGTACGCGAATTCCTGTACGAAATTAATGAACTGATTATTCATCATCAACGTGATATTAATGTCTATGATTATATTCAGGAGTACACCAATCTGGCGCGTAGTACCATCATTAAAATTCTCTCCGACCTGAAAAAAGGTCAGTATATTGTCGTGGAAAAGGGGCGTCTCCTTAATATGGCAACATTGCCTGAGAAATATTAA